The segment TCCTTGATGCTTATCATTAATGGATAAAAAAGCGATCACTTTCCTGTGTAAAGTAGACATCGGGAGATCGCCACGGTCCAGGGACCACCAAATCACCTCTTCTTCCCTTGGCCAGCCCCCTTCATGGACACACGAATAGACCCAAACTGTCAGATGAAAATGGGTAAAACGATGTTGTACCGCACCGACATGAACCATATCGCGGCAGGTAATGGCGAATCGTTGCGCCACCGCGGTCGCGACAAGGGAATGTTCCGGATGACGCGGTGAAAAGTCCTGCCGCTCCAGGGACACGGGTTGCCACAATCCTGAAAGCAATCCCCCTTCCGGTCGGCGTTGCATCAACACGCTTTCCCCTGGTCCCTGGACCAACACCGCCACCTGACCGAATCGGGGAACCGCTTCCCTCTTTCTTTTCTGGGGAAAATCCACCGCACTGCCATTCATTCGGGCGCGACACCCCTCGGACCAGGGACATTCATGACACCTGGGTTCTTTTGGCACACAGACCGTCGCCCCCAGGTCCATGATCGCCTGGGCATAATCCCCCGGTCGGTCCACAGGGGTGATCCGGGTGGCCTCCCGCCAAAGACTCCGCTCACCGGCACTGGTGTTCACCGGTTCTTCCAGGGCCATCAGTCGCGACAATACCCTTTTGCAGTTGCCATCCAGGATTGCATGCCGCTGATTCCAGCCAATGGCCAGAATGGCGGCGGCGGTACTGCGACCGATTCCGGGCAAGACAAGCCATCCCTCCAGTGTATCGGGAAAGCGATCCGCCCGATCTTCGTGAATGATTCTGGCGGCACGGTGAAGATTTTCCGCCCGACGATAATATCCCAAACCCTGCCACGCACGTCGCACCTCATCAAGACTTGCCTGGGATAAATGGACGACGGTTGGAAATCTTTGCAAAAATCGGTCGTAGTAGCCCGTTACGGTCGCCACCCCTGTTTGTTGCAGCATGATTTCGGCAACCCAGATTCGATAAGGATCGTTCGTGCCACGCCAGGGAAGCCGTCGTCCCGATTTGGCGTAATATTTCAGCAATCGCTCGGCATAGGGAAAATCGGTGGCGATCATGGTTTCCAGGTCCTGTTTCTGCGTATGTATTCAAATGTCGTGGTGACATGAACCCGTTCCAACTGCCATTCCCGCGGCAGCGGCGCAAACGGCGCTGTCGCGCGAATCGCCTTCAACGCCGATTCATCCAGGATTGTCACACCCGAACTTCGCAATATTTTCAAGGATACCAGATGACCGGCATGATCGATGGTAAATTTAAGACGCAGGCTTCCCGCCAAACGTTCGCTTTTTGCCTGTTCCGGATAGATCCATCCCTGTTCGATCTGTTCTTTCAATCGCGCAAAATAAACGGCATATTCCACCTGGGTTGTGTTAAGATCCAATGTTTGTTCGCGGAGCGGTTCGTTTAATTTTTTATTATTTTTTTCCTCTTCCCATTGGTTAATGTCGGACAAGGTTGGATCAAGAAGCAATGGCCGAGCTGGAACGTTTTCGGCACGTTTCCGTGCTTTTTTTTCAATCGTTTTCTTTTCTATCGTTTTCTTTTCGACAGTTTTTTTTTCAATCGTTTCCTTTTTGTGGATTTCCTCAATTTTTTGTTGCGGCGGCAAATCTTTTCGATCTCCGATCGTTTCATTGGTGTTATCGGGATTGGATCGCGATTCGGATAAATTCAGATCGGGAGGTTGTGGCACGGTTTGTTTTTTTTCGGTTTCATGATTGACCTGTGCCAGAAAATCAGGTTTTTCAGGTGGCTTTGGCACCGATCGTTCCATGGGCCATTGAATCAACTCCACGGGAAGAAACTTGATTTCCTCTTGTGGCGTCTCAATCGTCACCGGACCATTCAACCGCCAGAAAACCAGGGCGTGAAGGAGGAGCGACCCAAGCAGGGACGCCATGAAGCGTCGATCCATCACGGCGAAACAACCTCATGATCCAAAACTTTATCCTCAAGTCGTTGCAGAATCGAACAGGCAATCCAACCATTGAAAAATCCTGTCAACCAGGAACCGACGAGAAACCAGGGCAAGGCAGAAAAAATTCCAGGATGGTCAAGAATCATGAAATAAGCCACGGTAACCTGGGCGGTCATGTGTACCATCGAAGCGGGGATGGATTGGGCTATTGGACCTGGAGTCAAGCGAAATGTCTCCATGAGACCCATGGCCAACAAGGAACCGATCGCCCCTGAAAGGCTTAAAAAGAATGTAGGTGACAGGAAGGTTCCCAGGATCAATGACGCGGCAAACACCCGAAGAAGAGACACCCCGACCGCGGCACGCCATCCCAATTGAAACCAGGCCACCAGGACAAAAATATTGGCCAATCCCGGCTTGAACCATGGGCCGGGAACAGGGAGACCGCTTTCAAAAAGATGGGCCGTCACGGCAGCCGCTGCCCAATATACCACATACAGTTCCGGACGGATGGACAGGGATTCCCTGGACCTTGAATTGTTCAACGGGCAATTCCATCGTAATGTGAATCGGAAGAGGAATTGTGTCCGATTTTTTTGCCTTTGACCTGGACAAGGACGCCACAAGGGATGCATGCCGTCACCTGACCGGATCGTTCAATCCATCCCGTCAAGGTACCAATCAAACGTGGACTGTTCAATTCCAGCAAACGAACCCGTTGTCCACGAATTTCGACGGTAACCGGTCCCAGGCGCCCTGCGATTTTTTGCACTGAATCGCGATCGATCGGCCATACGCTTTCCCGCCCCTGGGCATCACGGATGACGACCACCCGTTCGGGTTGACCGAGGACTGTCCACAGACAGGCAGCGACAATGCCCAATGCCGAAACCGCGGCGACGATCCGATCGCTTGATGGAAAACATGAACGCCAATTCCCAGGATTCATTCCTCCAACCATTGTCCTGGAAAACGTGAACTTTTCCAACGTTCCCCATTTTCCTGAACCAGCATTCCTTCGACCCCTTCAAGACGCTCGATCAGGGCCTTGCCCTTTTCCATCCCCAGGACGAAAACCGCCGTGCTCAAGGCATCGGCAATCATCGCCTCCCTTGCCTGGATGGAAACCGAAATCAATCCTGACCGTGCCGGGTGGCCTGTTTTCGGATCCAGGATATGATGTTGCCTCTGGCCATCGGCCATGAAAAATCGTTCATAATCCCCCGAGGTTGCCAGGGCCATATCCTGCAAAACTTCCACCGAGGCCATGACCTTGTCGCGATCACGGGGGTGTTGAATACCAATTCGCCAGGGTTGATCACCTTTGGCCCCGGCAATGATCATGTCTCCTCCACCCACGATCAAAGCATTGATGATTCCTTCGCGTTTCAAGACGGCCATCGCCTGATCCAGGATATACCCTTTGGCGATGGCCCCCAGATCCAAGGCA is part of the Magnetococcales bacterium genome and harbors:
- the mutY gene encoding A/G-specific adenine glycosylase translates to MIATDFPYAERLLKYYAKSGRRLPWRGTNDPYRIWVAEIMLQQTGVATVTGYYDRFLQRFPTVVHLSQASLDEVRRAWQGLGYYRRAENLHRAARIIHEDRADRFPDTLEGWLVLPGIGRSTAAAILAIGWNQRHAILDGNCKRVLSRLMALEEPVNTSAGERSLWREATRITPVDRPGDYAQAIMDLGATVCVPKEPRCHECPWSEGCRARMNGSAVDFPQKRKREAVPRFGQVAVLVQGPGESVLMQRRPEGGLLSGLWQPVSLERQDFSPRHPEHSLVATAVAQRFAITCRDMVHVGAVQHRFTHFHLTVWVYSCVHEGGWPREEEVIWWSLDRGDLPMSTLHRKVIAFLSINDKHQGEGR
- a CDS encoding energy transducer TonB, whose translation is MASLLGSLLLHALVFWRLNGPVTIETPQEEIKFLPVELIQWPMERSVPKPPEKPDFLAQVNHETEKKQTVPQPPDLNLSESRSNPDNTNETIGDRKDLPPQQKIEEIHKKETIEKKTVEKKTIEKKTIEKKARKRAENVPARPLLLDPTLSDINQWEEEKNNKKLNEPLREQTLDLNTTQVEYAVYFARLKEQIEQGWIYPEQAKSERLAGSLRLKFTIDHAGHLVSLKILRSSGVTILDESALKAIRATAPFAPLPREWQLERVHVTTTFEYIRRNRTWKP
- a CDS encoding Gx transporter family protein — its product is MNNSRSRESLSIRPELYVVYWAAAAVTAHLFESGLPVPGPWFKPGLANIFVLVAWFQLGWRAAVGVSLLRVFAASLILGTFLSPTFFLSLSGAIGSLLAMGLMETFRLTPGPIAQSIPASMVHMTAQVTVAYFMILDHPGIFSALPWFLVGSWLTGFFNGWIACSILQRLEDKVLDHEVVSP
- a CDS encoding NusG domain II-containing protein yields the protein MNPGNWRSCFPSSDRIVAAVSALGIVAACLWTVLGQPERVVVIRDAQGRESVWPIDRDSVQKIAGRLGPVTVEIRGQRVRLLELNSPRLIGTLTGWIERSGQVTACIPCGVLVQVKGKKIGHNSSSDSHYDGIAR